Within Halomicrobium urmianum, the genomic segment ACCAAGCAGGCCGTTGAACGCAGGAAGCGTTGCGACGATCAGGACCGCGGTCACGCCCCAGAGGAGCTTCGAACGGGCAGCGTCCGCGAAATCTCTGCGGGCGATTGTAAGCGCCGCTCGGCTCATGACCGGGCCTCCTCAGCGTCGCCTGCGGTGTAGCTGGCGAAGACTTCTTGGAGGCTGGTCTCCTCGACGTCGATGTCCGTGACGGTCGCCCCGGTGGACTCGACGGCGGCGATTACCTGCGCCTTGGCGGCCGGATCCGTGCAGTCGACGCGGAGGGTTTCACCGTCCCGACGCACTCCGGCGACGGCGTCGATGTCGTTGAACACGGGGTCGACTGCGATATCGTCGACGGTGAGGACCAACGTCGTGGTCGTGTTCGCGGCGCTGCGCAGGTCGTCGACAGTATCGACGGTTACCAGTTCGCCGTCGTCCATAATTGCAACCCGGTCACAGACCGCTTCGACCTGCTCCATAATGTGGCTGGAGAAGAACACGGTGGCACCCCGGTCGGCCTCGGCGCGGACAATCTCGCGCATCTTGCGGGCGCCGTTTGGATCGAGCCCAGATGACGGCTCGTCGAGAATTAGCAAATCTGGTTCATCGACGAGCGCCATCGCCAAGGCGAGGCGCTGGGCCATCCCCTTCGAGAAGTCGCCCGCGATGCGATCTGCGGCGTCCCCGAGACCGACCCGTTCGAGCACCGCGTCGGGGTCGGTCGCGCAGTCCTCCAGATCGGCGGCGAACTGCACGTGCTTGCGGGCTGAGAGGCGGTCGTAGAGGCTATATCCTTCTGGGAGGATCCCGATGCGGTCGCGGACGGCACGCTGTTCGGTCTGGGGATCGCAGCCCAGCACCGAGATCGATCCGCTCGTCGGCCGGACGAAATCGAGTAGCATGTTGATCGTCGTTGACTTGCCGGCACCGTTGGGTCCGAGAAAGCCGAATACTTCCCCGGGAACAACCGTGAGATCAAGATTGTTGACAGCGACGACATCGTCACCAAAGCGTTTCATCAGGCCGCGCGTCTCGATGGAGGGCATGGTATTTCCGCTTAGCTAACCATAGAGATAAGAAACTAATCATCTCCCGATTACTTGGATCCGTCCGATCCAGCAACGGGGATCCAAGTGTTCAGTAAGATGTCCACTTCGACTCCTTTGTTCGTACAAATTCCTGAACCGCGTATCTCCGATACAATTCTAGTGATCCACCTTCTGTACTGACCGATTCAAGCCACCTCTTTCTGGAAAAGCTTCCGTGCGAGAGACGCGCCCTTAACTCAGCAGTGGCCGAGTCTTCTACTCGACTACTGCCAGGACGAACATGCTGAATACAGAGACTATACTCATCCCGCCTTTACACGACTTGCTCTTTCGATGAATCTGTCGCAGCGGATAAGAGGGTGACTGTGTTCCCCCTATACTTGATCTCTGAATACGGATACTAGTCCACCACCGTGTCTTCTGCTGGTTCCCTTATCGTATCCTGCTCCCTTTGACCCGATACTCGGTCAGCTCTTCATCTCGATGCCGCACAGTTCGAACCGCGTCCCGCCGGTGTCACCGTCCGTGATCGCGATCTCCCAGCCTTCGGCCTGGTAATCTGTTTCACGCTCTTGAGGCCGATTCCCGTCCCACCGGCTTTCGTTGAGTGTTGCCAATCGAATACCTTCTCCCGCGCTTCCGGTGCAATCCCTGGCCCGTCGTCCTCAAAGAAAAATCCATTCCCCTCATTGAGGCGGCCAAGCCAGACATGTACTGATTCGCCGGCATGTTCGACCGCATTCCGGAAGAGGTTGGTCAGCAGGTGCTCCAAATGGCGTCGGTCCGCCGTAATGACGATCCCATTCTCAATCGCGGCGCCGCCATGGCCGGGATTGACCCTCGACCAGACCCGTCCGGCCAGAGCCGATACATCCACGGTCGTCTTTGAGATACCGCCCTCTCCCGGTTGGGAGATGGCAAGCACGTCATCGATGACATGTTCGATTCGAGTGACGGCGGCCTTGGCGGCCTCAAGGTGTTCGGCTCGTTCATCAGGTGTGGCACTGTTTTTGAGAAGTTCCAGACGCCCATGGGCAACCTGAACGGAATTTTGTAAGTCGTGGGAAAGAACGCCTGCGAACTCAGAGAGCCGTTCCTTCTCGAAGTACATCTCGCGCTCGGATTTGCGTCTATCGGTGATATCACGCAAGATGGAGAGGTGTAGCCCCGGCGTGATGTTCGTACTTGCGGCGTATTTGGCGACGCATACCGAGCTGTCTGGGCGTTCAACGGGATAGACCGCGCATGTCTCCCTTATCTTGGAAAGTATCCCACGCCGCCTCGAAGTCGAAATCGTCAACCGTGTACTCCTCGGCCACTGTCCCCAGGAGTTCGTCTTCCCGGCGGCCGAAGAGCAGACACGCCGCGGCGTTAACGTTCTGTAGAACGCCGTCGTCATCCGCAATGAGCATCGCGTCGGACGCTTGTTCGAACACGGCTTGAAAGCGATCCTTTTCCGTGTCGACCTGTTGCTCCGGGCCACAGCTATCGCAGGCCTAGTGGTCACGGTCGTCGGGATAGGGACTCGACTGGACCGCGCAGTCGACACAGATCTGGTGAGTGACTCGCTCTTCTTTCCCTCAGGTATGGCTTCACCGGTCTCTGCGCCGAATGGGGCGGCACAGCCAACGAACGGTTGCTTGCATTACTCGGCCTCCACGTTGGCGTTGCAAGCGGCCGTCCAGCCATGATGGTAGACGGCTAGCTGAGTCGTCGAGTCGAACGCGGTCCCGCTCGGTTCGTGGACTAGGACGCACTCCTCGGGAATTGGAGTGACGACGTCCGCGTTGACGAGGTCGTCGACCAGACTGCAGGCGATCATGCTATCGATATCCTGCGTGTCGACGCCGGCGTTGTCGCGGTCCTTCGCGAGCAACACTCTCTCGACCTGTTCGTAGTCGGGACTCGTATCGTCGAGAGGATCGGGAGTAGCCATTATGAGTCACGCCGTGCACGCTATCGCGCGCTGCACGACTTTCGGCGTTAACGAGACACATCGCATCTCGTTCGCACACCAGAACGCGAAGCGTTCCTGGGGACGCCGACGAACACTCCACACGAGATGTGACCCCTTATTCGCTCCAGAGGGCTGTGATTCGGTCTTCGATCTCCTCGAGGACGAGCGCAACGACGTCACGATGGTCGTCTGGCCACGATGCGTCCTCGCCGGGCGCCAAGGCGGTGGGCGGGGGGTGGAAATGGTCTCGTGTATTGTGCGGATTCGGGTGTCGGTCCCACCGGCACTCCCAGGCGTGGTCCGAGTGCTGCTCTCGATAGTGCAGTTTGAAGTCGTCATTCGTGTACCAACGGACCGTCAACTGCGCCTCGTCGACGGCTGCCGGGTAGTACGACGGGGCAAAGACGACGTGGAGTTCCAGATGGCCGCTGGCGTCCGTGACGGTCGCTCGGGAGACCTGCCTCGTCACTTGGAGCCGCGACTGGAGGAACTCGAGGATGGGACGATCGATGGAGGCAGGGCTCCCGCCATCCCCTGTCGGTGGTACCATCGAGCGGGCTACCCGGACGCCTGTTCGCGCTCGCCACCCGTGCGTTGCTGGCGCGCACGTTCGTAGCGGTCACGCTCTTCGCGGGCGGTCGCCCAGTCGGCCAGGTCGCTGTACACGTCGTCGATGGTCCGCTCGTCGCTGTCCTCCGCGGCGGCGACGGCGTCGACTGCGGCCGGTGAAGCGGCGTCGTACGTCGTCTCGTACTCGGTGATGCGCGTCGTTAGCTCACGAACGCGATCCTGCAGGTCCTCGATGGAATGGTCGGCCGCGAGCTGGTTGATGCGTCGCCACTCAAAATACGCGTCATTCCGTTCGTAGGTGGCCGGATGGCCATCGTGTCGAGTGACGATTCCCAAATCGTCGAACCAGCCAAGGTACTTCCGAGCGGTCTTGGGGTCACAGTCGGCGCTGTCGGCGATCGCGCTCGCCGTCGTCGGCTTCCGGGTCTGCAGGATGGTGCCGTAGATGCGTTGTTCGACATCGTCGCTACTGAACGCGTCCTCGAAAGGGGGTGGCCCATCGGCGGCGTCTGTCTCAGACATACTCGGGATTACAAGGCGAAGGATATAGTTCTTACTTCGAGGAATAGTTTCCTGATTAGAGTAGCGTACAGGGGGCCGCCTGGTTGGCTTCGAAAGGAGCACGATATTAACCAACAACAGGTCGTGGCTCAGGAAACTGTTGGTTAACTCACGCAGGTCAGCGCATCCGGAGCACTCGAGCAGGTTTGACGCTGAATGTATCTGGGTTGTCGACCGGCACGTCGTGACTGCGATCAGTTGCTTGTGACGACGCCCGGGTGAGCCGGGTGATGAGATCCTCACGAACAGCCCGCCGACTGACTGTCGACTCGTGCCACCCAAGTCGTTCATCGTAGTGCCGTTTCCGAAACATCTCCCCGTTGTCGTCGATGGGATGAACTGCGTTCGCTTTGCTCCCCACACGTTCGTAGAGACGTACTCCGCACCAACCTCTTCGTGAGTGAGTTCCACGAGGACACACTCGACGAATGAAACGATGGAGAGCTGACTTCTCTCGTTGGGAACCGTCAGTTCGAGATCCGCCCACGGCGCTTCGCTTGATTGTTCTATCTGTTCGCCACGTAGTCCCGATTGCTGTCGCTCGTGTTCTGAAGACATAGTAGTTCGGTGGGGGCTCACTGCGCCCCTCTCCCCTCTTGGGGGGTGAGAAAATCCACCGCGAATCGCGTCACTATCCAATGAGCGGCTTCTGATATGTTTGCTGTAGACACTTGTCGTTTGATAGCCCCTCGGCCGGAGAGAGCCCGCGGCGTTTGCACCGGTGTACCCTAGCCTTCCTTTGGATAATTCTGGAGGTGCAAAGGATATCAAAACGGGCTTAGATTCAACAATAGGTCCGTCGGGCTTTTTTTAGGCGGTGGAAATGTCTTCGACGAAATTCAAACTCGGCTTCCCGGGGTAATTGTGCTTGACGAGGTGGTGAGGGCCTCGAATTCGAAGGAATCAGTATTACATATTGGCCGCACTCGCCGACGACGAATTTCAGCAGCTAACGAAGGTTAGCTGCGACTCGTGTCGAATACACCCCATATCGGCCGAATATAGGGGAGATAGGCTCTGAAAAGCGCGTGACGAGGTTCTTAACTCCCCGGACCACCTCTCCGATAGAAATATAGAAACTATGGTAGTACCCTCATAGACGCCGAAAAATCGCCGGATCGGCTAGTCCAAGACAACGGTCAGTATTCCTTAAGGTTCATTTTTGATTAGTCTGAGAAGCTCGCGTTCGGGACCGGCGAAGAGTGAATTGTAGGTTTTACTCGATTCGCTTGGCTCTGTTGAAATCCTCTTCTTTAGAGAATTGTTCACGTGAATCTACTGAACACTACACGTGCAAACTGAGCAAAAACGTGGCAATTTATTCCTCGGCAGGAATTTCGTAAATTGCATCAATATAACCTTGAGGACTATCTGGCTTAGTGAAATACATATCTGCTTGAGGGCCTTCCGATTGGATTTTCTCTTTCTGGTGCTTCGCGCTGGTCATTATGGCTACAGAGGTATGAGGCAGCGTATCTTTAATTTCCGTCAGAACCTCCCTTGCTGTTCCCTTTTCAAGGTTCCAATCAAGTAAGATTGCATCAGGACGGAGATCAGCATCGTATTCACCGGGCTGATGAATTATATCGCGAGCCTCCTCCTTATCAGACGCTATATAGAGTGTAGTTTCTATATCGGCGGTCTCAACGATCTCCTCTATAAGCCGAATCTCGCCGGGATGATCATCAATTATGAGGAGATCATCAGGTTCCTGTGAGCGTGAAGACACAGATTGGACTATCAACATCTAATCGGAAATGTCGTGTGCTTCTCCTGTACTTAGTCTATATACCAAATTGGGAAAACACGTTATTTAAGTACTCAGCAAAGACACATCGGTTGTATGCCCTCCCTGAAACGCATCCACATAGCAGCAGTGTTCGTCCTGTTTGGTATTGCTGCCCTCCTGTACTCGATGGTTATCGCCTATGAGCCCCTCCTCGGCACGGGCGTCGCGTTCGCATCCTCCGTCGTCGCAGCGTTCGCGTACCATGGCGACGCCACCCGGCAGACGGTCACTCGTGCAACGATCATCGTTACGCTCATCTACGGCGTTTTCACTCTCCAGCTCCCTATTGCTGTCATCGCAGCCTGCGTCGTCTACCTCACCGCGTGGCTCACAGGTTCGGATAGCCCATTCAATGCACCTGACACGCAGATCTTCCCGGTCGAATCGACGGCTACTACTGAATCCGACCGTAGCGAGTAAATCGGCGACCTGCGGATGCTGGGTCGTGGTTTGTTTGGTGACTCTCTTGTACTGATCGAAGCGACTCTCCCGATCGAGGAGGGTTCTCACCACCTGATTTGGTGTGAAGCATCCGTTCGGTAGGTGTGCCTATGTATCAACATCGGGATTCCCAAGGGCCAGTCCGATGAGGCTAATGAGGAGGCCGAAGCCCGTGATCCAGTTCACCCACGTCGCGTAATTGAGCGCTTCAGTGACGGCGAAGAATCCTCCGAACAGAATTACTGCAATACCGAACAGAATGATATCCGTGTTCGCCATATAATCGGCTGATGAACGGCAGCCCATAGGTTTTCTGACTGGAGACTATTCCGAGAAGTGAGACTGTAGTTTGCCGATCACGAGCAACAGTAGTCCAAGTCCGACGAAGATGACAACCGCAAAGAAGGCCTCACCGCCATAGTCTCGTCCGAAAACTAGCCCGCCAAGGAAGCTCACAGCTAGAACCAAGAGGAATTGAATTCTCCGGCTCTGTTGAAATCCTTAGTGAATTGCAGGCTCAGTCAGTAGTTTGAGTAGATGCAGGCCTTCCCAAAGTCTCGGTTGCTCCGATTTGTTGAGGAAGCATTTCAGTTAGCGCAACGTGCTGTGGCTCGATATTCCTCGAAGTTCTCGAAACGACGGTACACACTTCATCAGCACATCGTTCTCCTGTGTCTCAAAGTGCGGAAGGACACGACCTATCGGACTCTCCTCGACGAACTCATCGAGATGCCCCGCATTCGAAAAGCGATCAACCTCACCGAACTCCCTGCGCCGTCAACGCTGTGCAAAGCGTTCGACAGACTTGACATGGCCGTTTGGCGTGTCTTGCTCAACCTCTCTGTTTCACTGCTCCCGACTAACGGTGTCGTCGGGATCGATGCCTCCGGATTTGACCGGAGCCACGCCTCGAAACACTACACGAAGCGAACGAAGTTGACGATTCAACAGTTGAAAGTTACACTTCTCGTGGATACCAGAGCGAATGCCATCCTTGATCTCCACGTGACGACGACCAGAAAACACGACTCGAAGATCGCGCCATCACTCATTAAACGAAATGCTGGTGAAGTAGCGGTGCTCCTCGGCTATAAGGGATACGACGACCAGCAGATTCGCGCGTTAGCTCGTGAAGATGGCATTCGTCCCCTGATCAAGCACCGAGAATTTTCGTCACTCCACAAGGCATGGAACGCTCGGTTGGACGACGACCTCTACGGCCAACGGAGTCAGAATGAGACTGTGAACTCTCGCCTGAAACGGAAATATGGCGCATTCATCCGATCACGACGCTGGTGGAAGCAGTTCCGTGAACTCGTTGTCGGCTGTCTCACTCACAACCTCGAAAAGGCACTCTGAACGTTCAATAGAGAGGACTCACCTATCATTCAGTACAGGCAAACTTCTTTTATGACCGGGCACAACAATACACTATGCTCCCTGATCGGCTCACCCGTCACGAAACTCTCCCCATCGGAAACTTCTGGGTGTTATCCTCGGAAGTACGATGTTTGGGGCCGGATTCGTTCGATACGCGCAACTCATAGATGGGAGTGGCCCAGTACTCGATATATTGGCCGTATACGGTCTGTGGAGCCTCAGTGCTATAATTATCGTCGTGGCAGCATTACCGACTGCTTGGGGGTATAGTGTATTATATTCATATGCGATTCCATTCGGTCTGCTATTCGGGGCTGTGTCCGTTATTGGGATTGCCTATACAGGTCAGCCCCCGTCGCAGTTAGAAAAGTTCGGCTACGGGCTTCTTATTGGAGCTGGGTCGGCCCTCACACTCGGTACGCTGGCGGCCATCCTTGGTACACTGTGGAAACAGATCATAGCGGTGTTCAGACGCCGAAATGACCGTCTCTCTCTAATGAACTGATCGAACGAGCAAAGTTCAATCAGACAGCAGTATAATGATGGTCGGATAGCTTCAACAGAGCCACTATTTCCTGCCTCATCTACAACAATGATCGATCACTCTGAGCGGTCAGCACGCAATCCTACCTAACGGCTGTTTCAGCGGAAAGGTGTCGAACTAATAGGGTTTCAACAGAGCCGGGTCAGCCTCATTCCCACGGACCCCCGAAAGCAACCGGTCGTGCATTTCGCAAAGCAATTCGACGGTAATAGGATCGCCAGCTGTGATCGCATCCAATCCGTGCGTCAACGCGTGCAGATAGTTCACGACTTCTTGGGTCCCCTGTTGCCTGTCTTCGTCGATCAGGGCTTCTTGTCCGGCTTCGTACGCGTAGATATCCGAGAGAGTGGCATGTGTCCCCTCAATCTGTGATGATTCCAGCGCTTCTTTTCGGATGAACGGCTCGATCAGGATCTCTCTCGAGCCGACACGTGGACCAATGCCATGGAGCCGACCAAGTGCCTGTGTTGCCTCCGCCAGCGGGGTAATGAGTTGTTCAGTAGTGATTGAGGGGGGAAGCGGGTCAGGCCGGAACGCCGAATACGTCCCCTTCGGTGTCGTCGTGGGAACGATTTCACCGGGCGCTGCCTCGTCGAAGTCATCTCGCTCCATTAGTGGTATCCCTACGAATACGCCCGCCACTATTGGTATTTTCGGTACTAAATCAAAATAACAGTCTGGCTGATTGCGCTGTTACAACTACGCAGGATCTCTGGGACAGGCTTGGAGACACATATTTTTTCTTCGCTGGTTTTGCGGGGGGAACACCTGCTCAGTGTGCGTGCGTATTGAGCAGTCCTTTTCAGTGAGTTAGACGCATGGTGAAGCCACCGAATCGGGTTGGTACATACCTGAGTCACACCGACGATCTCTACTCACCGACGTATCTGATCTCGATACGGCGGAAGAGCCGGAAGCCGACGTAGAGCCCGACGAGTGGCCCGGCGATCGAGAGGCCACTCCCAAGTACTGACTCCATTTGGCCTGGCTCGTTTTGGCTGGCAAGATAGACGCGATAATACGTGTCGCCATCGACGAGGAGCGGTGTCTGTGGGATCTTGACCTCCTGGTCCGATGTTGCGGACCCCTGTCTTGCGGCTTGGATTGCGACTGGTGGCACGTCATCACTCTCGGTCGAGACATCGATCGAGACCTGCTGAAGCGCGTCAGTGGCCGATGCCGGTTCAAGCGCGAGGTCGAGCCGATAGAGGCCGTCGTCTCGCTGTGCCGAGCGGTTTCCGACATATCCGGGATCGTAGACGGAACCGTTGATTTGGACGTACTGATACCGATTGATTCCCACGTCGAATGGAGCAGCTGGATTGTTCGTGTACGTCTCAGTCGGAATCGTCTCATTCGAGAGGAGGTATCGCTCGAAGGCACACACTCGCGTGTCCTGCGGCACCGAACAGCCGATATCCGCACTGATGTACTTGTCCTCCAGCGGTGGGTCTCCCTCATATGTGATGCCGCTGTCCTCGTTACTGACTACTTCTGCGCGTTCGTACGTGTATGTAGTCCCCGAGATGTTCGCCACGGCAACCCACACAGGGGACAAAAGAAGTACGAGCGCGAAGAGTGCAAGCAATGCGTCTCGTCGAACCGGAGTAACGATCGTGGTGGAGGGCACAGCCGCGGCTTGAACAGCCAGTTAGGAAATAGTTTGCCATCTATGACATAGGATACTCGTTACCTCCCCACTCTGTATCGAGCAGTTAGATGAATACTTGAGCGTGTCGTTGCCACCGTCCCTCCGTGCCCCCAACCCGTGAGTCTCGCCGTACTGTCTTCCAGCAGATCGCCCAGCTATCCTTTGTCGGCTGGCCCACCTACGAGTCGAGCCCACTGTTCGATCGCACATCACTCCTCGGAGTAGAATCGGATGTTCGTCTTGTTGCGGAAACATGGTTCCAGCATGACGATCACGAGGGCGTTGATCCATTCGTCCACGCAGTGCCCCTCGCATACGTCCAGTTCGATCCCCACGACCGATACGCAAGCTCAACGAGCTACGAGATGGAGACACTGTTTCGCCTGTTCCTGCTGAAAGAATGCCATGGCTGGGACCACGAGACTGCCCTCGTCGAATACCTCACCCAACACCCCGATCTCTGTGATCAACTCGGCCTGGAATCGGTCCCGAAACAGTCCACGCTGTGGCGCAGCTGGCACCATCGGTTCACGGCCGATCTCCAAGACACCGTCGAGACAGCAGCGCGAACGATCCTCATCAAAGCCCAAAACGCGGGTGTCTCTGTTCCGCGTAAGCCAGAACGACAGAGCCGCAGACACGGTGACAAGAGTACGGAATCGAACCCCGATGACCAGACCGTATTAGAGCAGGCCGAGACCGTCACTGAGAATGTTAGCCGTGTTGCGTTCCCAGCGTTCTCGCTGGACCGTGGCGAGGGCTGTGAAATCCACGAGAACGCCTACTGGGATATCCAGACCTATCTCGGACTTCGAGAGAACCTCGCCGTCAATGAGGGCGCTCGGAGCTTCATTCACGAGTCCAATCGAGAGCGGACACCACTCGGCCACGCCCATCGCGAGCATGTACGCGACCTTTCCATCGAACAGATTCGGGAGATGTACCGCCAAGCCGTGGGTCGCCTCTTGGATCGAGTCGCAAAGACGGAGGAGTTCTTCCGAGCTGGTATCGTCGCCGTCGATATTACCGAGGACGACCCGTTCACCGGAGATCGAGAGGGGCACGAAGACGAGATTATCGGAACAAAGGAGAACACGGACGAGTACGCCTACCAGTGGGCGACGGTCCAGTTGGTCGGGAACGCTGTTCCGATAGTTCTCGATGCGCGCCCAGTTCGGAAAGGCGATACGCGCAAGGAAATCGTTGAGGACCTCTTGGATTCGGCAGAGGCGGCTGTTCACGTTGATAATGTGTTGATGGACCGCGAGTTCGACAGCCAGCACATCCTAGAGATGCTGAGTCAACGCGGGCTCTCCTACGTCGTGCCGAAGCGGATGCAAACCAGCGAGAAAGCCCAGGCCAAGCGTCTTCTCAAGCGGGGGAAGGACCGCTACGAGACTGATCGAAAACTGCATTTGGGCGATAACGAATGGTACTCGACAACGCTGATCTATCGGCGGAAGGAAAACTCGGAATACTCTGATCACCGGCAGTACTCGGTGTTTATGACGAATCGGAAGAGTGGCCTTCTCTCGGAATACGGATACAGATGGGAGATTGAGAGTGGCTACAAATCGATCAAACGATTCATGGGCGCGACGACCTCGAAGGATTTTGGACTACGATTCTTCTATTTCGCGTTCGCCTGTCTATTGTACTCGATCTGGCGAGCGGTCGATTTGCTCGTGCAGGTCGAATTGACCGGTGAATACGAACACTCTCCGATTGTGACTGCCGACAACACGCTGACGCTGGTGAAGAAGGAGACCGGAATTGGATAGTAACAAGACTCAGCCCACGGTAGGAAGGCGTCTGAGTGGCGACACTATCCGGAGTCTCAGAATTCTCATGAATTAGTTGTCTACGAGATAGGAACGGTCGTTCAGAAAGCGATCTGCAGCAGATTCCGGTTGTCGATTCGGTCGAAACCACGCATTACAGGCCCGCTATACCCGCTGTAGTCTCAACTTTCCGTGAAGATTGGAAGTTGAAACTACAGCGGGTTTAGCAGGGCTGTGATGCGTGGTTTCCGACGAATCAGGGACCGGGAACTGCTTCAAATCCTCTCTCGTGTGCTTCTTCCTGTCGCACTAACGACCAGACCGTGGTTTTCCCGAGACTCTCGATAGCGTTACCACTCAGAAATCTGCGCTGACCC encodes:
- a CDS encoding sensor histidine kinase; amino-acid sequence: MRDITDRRKSEREMYFEKERLSEFAGVLSHDLQNSVQVAHGRLELLKNSATPDERAEHLEAAKAAVTRIEHVIDDVLAISQPGEGGISKTTVDVSALAGRVWSRVNPGHGGAAIENGIVITADRRHLEHLLTNLFRNAVEHAGESVHVWLGRLNEGNGFFFEDDGPGIAPEAREKVFDWQHSTKAGGTGIGLKSVKQITRPKAGRSRSRTVTPAGRGSNCAASR
- a CDS encoding IS5 family transposase, yielding MQAFPKSRLLRFVEEAFQLAQRAVARYSSKFSKRRYTLHQHIVLLCLKVRKDTTYRTLLDELIEMPRIRKAINLTELPAPSTLCKAFDRLDMAVWRVLLNLSVSLLPTNGVVGIDASGFDRSHASKHYTKRTKLTIQQLKVTLLVDTRANAILDLHVTTTRKHDSKIAPSLIKRNAGEVAVLLGYKGYDDQQIRALAREDGIRPLIKHREFSSLHKAWNARLDDDLYGQRSQNETVNSRLKRKYGAFIRSRRWWKQFRELVVGCLTHNLEKAL
- a CDS encoding ABC transporter ATP-binding protein is translated as MPSIETRGLMKRFGDDVVAVNNLDLTVVPGEVFGFLGPNGAGKSTTINMLLDFVRPTSGSISVLGCDPQTEQRAVRDRIGILPEGYSLYDRLSARKHVQFAADLEDCATDPDAVLERVGLGDAADRIAGDFSKGMAQRLALAMALVDEPDLLILDEPSSGLDPNGARKMREIVRAEADRGATVFFSSHIMEQVEAVCDRVAIMDDGELVTVDTVDDLRSAANTTTTLVLTVDDIAVDPVFNDIDAVAGVRRDGETLRVDCTDPAAKAQVIAAVESTGATVTDIDVEETSLQEVFASYTAGDAEEARS
- a CDS encoding response regulator, with translation MSSRSQEPDDLLIIDDHPGEIRLIEEIVETADIETTLYIASDKEEARDIIHQPGEYDADLRPDAILLDWNLEKGTAREVLTEIKDTLPHTSVAIMTSAKHQKEKIQSEGPQADMYFTKPDSPQGYIDAIYEIPAEE
- a CDS encoding transposase, with protein sequence MPPTRESRRTVFQQIAQLSFVGWPTYESSPLFDRTSLLGVESDVRLVAETWFQHDDHEGVDPFVHAVPLAYVQFDPHDRYASSTSYEMETLFRLFLLKECHGWDHETALVEYLTQHPDLCDQLGLESVPKQSTLWRSWHHRFTADLQDTVETAARTILIKAQNAGVSVPRKPERQSRRHGDKSTESNPDDQTVLEQAETVTENVSRVAFPAFSLDRGEGCEIHENAYWDIQTYLGLRENLAVNEGARSFIHESNRERTPLGHAHREHVRDLSIEQIREMYRQAVGRLLDRVAKTEEFFRAGIVAVDITEDDPFTGDREGHEDEIIGTKENTDEYAYQWATVQLVGNAVPIVLDARPVRKGDTRKEIVEDLLDSAEAAVHVDNVLMDREFDSQHILEMLSQRGLSYVVPKRMQTSEKAQAKRLLKRGKDRYETDRKLHLGDNEWYSTTLIYRRKENSEYSDHRQYSVFMTNRKSGLLSEYGYRWEIESGYKSIKRFMGATTSKDFGLRFFYFAFACLLYSIWRAVDLLVQVELTGEYEHSPIVTADNTLTLVKKETGIG
- a CDS encoding Fic/DOC family N-terminal domain-containing protein translates to MERDDFDEAAPGEIVPTTTPKGTYSAFRPDPLPPSITTEQLITPLAEATQALGRLHGIGPRVGSREILIEPFIRKEALESSQIEGTHATLSDIYAYEAGQEALIDEDRQQGTQEVVNYLHALTHGLDAITAGDPITVELLCEMHDRLLSGVRGNEADPALLKPY
- a CDS encoding DUF7342 family protein, producing the protein MSETDAADGPPPFEDAFSSDDVEQRIYGTILQTRKPTTASAIADSADCDPKTARKYLGWFDDLGIVTRHDGHPATYERNDAYFEWRRINQLAADHSIEDLQDRVRELTTRITEYETTYDAASPAAVDAVAAAEDSDERTIDDVYSDLADWATAREERDRYERARQQRTGGEREQASG